A region of Campylobacter sp. MG1 DNA encodes the following proteins:
- a CDS encoding type II secretion system protein produces MKKAFTMIELVMVIVVLGIVSGVAINIVKFSYDNEQRSRALNELEIKSQVAMDFISVHLNNGVKNSYRLKREEDSDCSATTNCKFVFNTSETIAKNSVTVGNFKIFEWARIAIKDKRLGKWDGINQTKCVVNKVLNTNCYKVAGQFSCFTGSDCDIKSAASPVEYNYNITGNYGIYFLGDNIANSTAFMENDLYNLEKGIIYFDLSKKNFSMSNAYVLVDKIEGLVYKDKKLEFYSYDWSTREKTNFSSIGKTKSILVDEISDFAIYNDSGVTRINLCLERAGLPGSFIHKSTTIRVCKTGVII; encoded by the coding sequence ATGAAAAAAGCATTTACTATGATAGAATTAGTGATGGTTATAGTAGTTCTTGGTATAGTATCAGGAGTTGCTATTAATATTGTTAAATTTTCTTATGATAATGAGCAAAGAAGTAGAGCTTTAAATGAGCTTGAGATTAAATCGCAAGTAGCTATGGATTTTATAAGTGTTCATCTAAACAATGGTGTTAAGAATAGTTATAGACTTAAAAGAGAAGAAGATTCAGATTGTAGTGCTACTACAAATTGTAAATTTGTATTTAATACTAGCGAAACTATTGCTAAGAATTCAGTAACTGTAGGTAATTTTAAAATTTTTGAATGGGCTAGAATTGCTATTAAGGATAAAAGACTTGGTAAATGGGATGGTATTAATCAAACGAAATGTGTTGTTAATAAAGTATTAAATACAAATTGTTACAAAGTAGCAGGTCAATTTTCATGTTTTACAGGCAGTGATTGCGATATTAAATCAGCTGCAAGTCCTGTTGAATATAATTATAATATAACTGGAAATTATGGTATATATTTCTTAGGTGATAATATAGCAAATTCAACGGCATTTATGGAAAATGATTTATATAACTTAGAAAAAGGAATAATATATTTTGACTTAAGTAAGAAGAATTTTTCTATGAGTAATGCTTATGTTTTGGTTGATAAAATTGAAGGTTTAGTTTATAAAGATAAAAAATTAGAATTTTATAGCTATGATTGGAGCACTAGAGAAAAGACTAATTTTTCTTCAATAGGTAAAACAAAATCTATCTTAGTTGATGAAATTAGTGATTTCGCTATTTATAATGATAGTGGTGTTACAAGAATAAATTTGTGTTTAGAAAGAGCTGGGCTTCCAGGTAGTTTCATACACAAAAGCACTACAATTAGAGTATGCAAAACAGGAGTGATAATATGA
- a CDS encoding type II secretion system protein — MKKAFSLIELIFSIVVIGLCLSAVPRVVEVSLKSDEIGYRQEYFYELKELYGMIKNLPLSANNICYDDYKSNSLLAQYCFNGTNYPSKPDLSLLNLNSRHQNGRNIADRSGGSSNIIDISSKPDIKDLTIIPVVGDKYKYELGGYNAKVDKSSTITLKEITDKDLKTRSAIFPELKTYQLLLKNSQFQTGFYVFFSNTGRVNSVFSQYLLKSNSGWETEIENKLRAFSNM, encoded by the coding sequence ATGAAAAAAGCTTTTTCACTAATTGAGCTAATATTTTCTATTGTAGTAATAGGACTGTGTTTATCGGCTGTTCCTAGAGTTGTAGAAGTTAGCTTAAAAAGTGATGAGATAGGGTATAGACAAGAATATTTTTATGAGCTTAAAGAATTATATGGAATGATTAAAAATTTACCATTGAGTGCTAATAATATATGTTATGATGATTATAAAAGTAATAGTTTATTAGCACAATATTGTTTTAATGGGACTAATTATCCTAGCAAACCTGACTTAAGTTTGCTTAATCTAAATTCACGCCATCAAAATGGTAGAAATATAGCTGATAGGTCAGGTGGTAGTAGCAATATAATAGATATATCTTCAAAGCCAGATATAAAAGATTTAACAATAATTCCAGTAGTTGGAGATAAATATAAGTATGAGTTAGGTGGTTATAATGCTAAGGTTGATAAAAGTTCAACAATCACTTTAAAAGAGATTACCGATAAAGATTTAAAGACAAGGTCAGCGATTTTTCCAGAATTAAAAACATATCAATTATTGTTAAAAAATTCTCAGTTTCAAACAGGATTTTATGTATTTTTTTCTAATACTGGTAGGGTAAATAGTGTATTTAGCCAGTATTTATTAAAATCAAATAGTGGTTGGGAAACAGAGATTGAAAATAAATTAAGAGCATTTAGTAATATGTAA
- the serC gene encoding 3-phosphoserine/phosphohydroxythreonine transaminase, which yields MRKYNFSAGPSELPIEVLKEVQDELLSYKNNGFSIMEISHRSAYYEEINNQAIADVKELYGIGDDYDVVFMQGGATLQFSLLAMNFAVNNKPCDYIDTDVWTSKAYTEATLAGINARIVASSKDDKYSYIPKVELNDDSSYTYICHNNTVHGTQYKTLPNSKSPLIIDASSDFFSKKLDFSNIGVLYGGVQKNAGISGFACLIIRKDMLERSKDKKMPMMFNYNTHAENNSLYNTPPTFAIYIFAKIMTWLKAKGGLDVINKLNEEKAKYLYDLIDNSSFYKTYVNNDDRSLMNVCFTTGNLELDTKFWQEAAKNHGMLGLKGHKKLGGLRASIYNSAYLNKVKILGEYMKEFERANR from the coding sequence ATGAGAAAATATAATTTTAGTGCAGGTCCATCTGAATTACCTATTGAAGTTTTGAAAGAAGTACAAGATGAATTATTAAGTTATAAAAATAATGGTTTTTCAATAATGGAGATAAGTCATCGTTCAGCTTATTATGAAGAAATTAATAATCAAGCTATAGCTGATGTGAAAGAACTTTATGGAATAGGCGATGATTATGATGTTGTGTTTATGCAAGGTGGGGCTACATTACAATTTAGTTTATTAGCTATGAATTTTGCTGTTAATAATAAGCCTTGTGATTATATAGATACTGATGTTTGGACAAGTAAGGCATATACCGAAGCTACTTTAGCAGGTATTAATGCTAGAATTGTGGCTAGTTCAAAAGATGATAAATATAGTTATATTCCTAAAGTTGAATTAAATGATGATAGTTCATACACATATATTTGTCATAATAATACAGTGCATGGGACTCAATATAAAACATTACCAAATTCAAAATCGCCTTTAATAATTGATGCTAGTTCAGATTTTTTCTCAAAAAAATTAGATTTTTCTAATATAGGTGTTTTATATGGTGGTGTTCAAAAAAATGCCGGAATTTCAGGTTTTGCTTGTCTTATAATTAGAAAGGATATGTTAGAACGTAGCAAAGATAAAAAAATGCCTATGATGTTTAATTATAACACTCATGCAGAAAATAATTCTTTATATAATACCCCACCTACATTTGCTATTTATATTTTTGCTAAAATTATGACTTGGCTTAAGGCAAAAGGTGGTTTAGATGTGATAAATAAACTAAATGAAGAAAAAGCGAAATATTTATATGATTTAATAGATAATAGTAGCTTTTATAAAACTTATGTGAATAATGATGATAGGTCTTTAATGAATGTATGTTTTACTACTGGTAATTTAGAATTAGATACTAAATTTTGGCAAGAAGCAGCGAAAAATCACGGAATGCTAGGTCTTAAAGGACATAAGAAATTAGGTGGATTAAGGGCTAGTATATACAATAGTGCTTATTTAAATAAGGTTAAAATTTTAGGTGAATATATGAAAGAATTTGAAAGGGCTAATAGATGA
- the xseA gene encoding exodeoxyribonuclease VII large subunit, which translates to MLLDIQENLKPLSVSEINNLAKNVLENNFSNIFVMGEISKITIHSSGHWYFTIKDDNACIDCVMFSSFNKLCNTPSVGNRVLLMGKLTIYQNSGRYQLNVTNLEISDKLGMLQAKFNELYKKLNDEGVFNKNKILPKCIKSLAIITANNSAAMNDILRVYHNKKSYLIKLKFYDSLMQGENAAKSIINILDNISSNDYDLILIARGGGSKEDLFCFNDEKLVRKIADYNIPIITGLGHEVDVHLSDLAASKYYATPTAAMDAICYNKEDRELYLDELYDKFSKLIKTKIKLIEQDFLFMSSKFSKRDALNKFNFFKNILINQEKAMKQRLDYYLLTNNKKINLLEIKAKLKNNILNKKNNLNVYSNYINKNNYYNRISLINGKLEQFNKIYNIKFSNAINEKKKILLKFENSKNTVEYKFKIFQNDLNNKKDLLNINFKRKIKEKYVTISNYHNILKTNKAFLESIKEYARLKKNNIGVQLKELKIGDEIELVSFDCVKTARIIKES; encoded by the coding sequence ATGTTATTAGATATCCAAGAAAATTTAAAACCATTATCAGTTAGTGAGATAAATAATTTAGCAAAAAATGTTTTAGAAAATAATTTTTCAAATATATTTGTTATGGGTGAAATTAGCAAAATAACTATCCATAGTTCAGGACATTGGTATTTTACGATTAAAGATGATAATGCTTGTATAGATTGCGTTATGTTTTCTAGTTTTAATAAATTATGTAATACACCTAGCGTTGGTAATAGAGTGCTATTGATGGGAAAATTAACCATTTATCAAAATTCAGGTAGATACCAATTAAATGTAACAAATTTAGAAATTTCTGATAAATTAGGTATGTTACAGGCTAAATTTAATGAATTATATAAAAAATTAAATGATGAAGGTGTATTTAATAAGAACAAAATTTTACCTAAATGTATTAAAAGTTTAGCAATTATAACAGCAAACAATTCAGCTGCTATGAATGATATTTTAAGAGTATATCACAATAAAAAATCTTATTTAATTAAGTTGAAATTCTATGATAGTTTAATGCAAGGAGAAAATGCAGCCAAATCTATTATAAATATATTAGATAATATTAGTAGTAATGATTACGATTTAATATTGATTGCTAGAGGTGGTGGTAGTAAAGAGGATTTATTTTGTTTTAATGATGAAAAATTAGTAAGAAAGATTGCTGATTATAATATACCTATTATAACTGGATTAGGTCATGAAGTAGATGTTCATTTAAGTGATTTAGCTGCTAGTAAATATTATGCTACTCCTACTGCAGCAATGGATGCTATTTGTTATAACAAAGAAGATAGAGAATTATATTTGGATGAGTTATATGATAAATTTAGTAAATTGATTAAAACAAAAATTAAATTAATTGAGCAAGATTTTTTATTTATGAGCAGTAAATTTTCTAAAAGAGATGCATTAAATAAATTTAATTTTTTTAAAAATATTTTAATTAATCAAGAAAAAGCAATGAAGCAAAGATTAGATTATTATTTATTAACTAATAATAAAAAAATAAATTTATTAGAAATAAAAGCAAAATTAAAAAATAATATTTTAAATAAAAAGAATAATTTAAATGTATATAGTAATTATATAAATAAAAATAATTATTATAATAGAATTAGTCTTATCAATGGAAAATTAGAACAATTTAATAAGATATATAATATTAAATTTAGTAATGCAATTAATGAAAAAAAGAAAATATTATTAAAATTTGAAAATAGCAAAAATACAGTTGAATATAAATTTAAAATATTTCAAAATGATTTAAATAATAAAAAAGATTTGTTAAATATTAATTTTAAAAGAAAAATTAAAGAAAAATATGTAACAATTAGCAATTATCATAATATTCTTAAAACTAATAAAGCGTTTTTAGAAAGTATTAAAGAATACGCTAGATTGAAAAAGAATAATATTGGCGTTCAATTAAAAGAATTAAAAATTGGAGATGAAATAGAATTAGTGAGTTTTGATTGTGTTAAAACTGCTAGAATAATTAAGGAGAGTTAA
- the ubiE gene encoding bifunctional demethylmenaquinone methyltransferase/2-methoxy-6-polyprenyl-1,4-benzoquinol methylase UbiE — translation MQKQEKIVQMFNEIAPSYDKANKILSFGIDSQWRKFSVDKIKEYLNFNNELKVVDVACGTGDMCYLLKEISNAKVIGVDPSVGMLDIAKKRFNDVEFKVGYANKLPFEDCSIDLITISYGFRNVVEKDEALKEFYRVLKPNANLLILEFFRRENNGFIAKCRDFYLKKILPIIGGILSKNKAAYEYLPNSIDEFYSNDEFKHKLNEKSFKLEFFKSFSYGVCSLFIARKV, via the coding sequence ATGCAAAAACAAGAAAAAATAGTGCAAATGTTTAATGAAATTGCACCTAGTTACGATAAAGCAAATAAAATTTTAAGTTTTGGGATAGACTCCCAGTGGCGTAAATTTTCAGTAGATAAAATAAAAGAATATTTAAATTTTAATAATGAGTTAAAAGTAGTTGATGTAGCTTGTGGCACAGGTGATATGTGTTATTTATTAAAAGAAATTTCTAATGCTAAGGTAATTGGTGTAGATCCTAGCGTAGGTATGTTAGATATAGCAAAAAAACGTTTTAATGATGTTGAATTTAAAGTTGGCTATGCGAATAAATTACCGTTTGAGGATTGTAGTATTGATTTAATAACTATTAGCTATGGTTTTAGAAATGTAGTTGAAAAAGATGAAGCTTTAAAAGAATTTTATCGTGTTTTAAAACCTAATGCTAATTTATTAATTTTAGAATTTTTTAGAAGAGAAAATAATGGTTTTATAGCTAAATGTCGTGATTTTTATCTTAAAAAAATACTACCTATTATAGGTGGAATTTTAAGTAAAAATAAAGCAGCATATGAATATTTACCAAATTCTATTGATGAATTTTATTCAAATGATGAATTTAAACATAAACTTAATGAAAAAAGTTTTAAATTAGAATTTTTTAAGAGTTTTTCATATGGTGTTTGCTCGTTGTTTATAGCAAGAAAGGTTTAA
- a CDS encoding Fur family transcriptional regulator: MNCLELLKAKNLKATPQRMSILKALSKHEHPNIDELYEQIKEEYPAISLATVYKNLGTMIDEGLVIELALPNSKSKYDIYEYEHIHLVCNKCNSVYDLDYDKAYINDYQKKLQNNISFKISNIKMTVFLEECSNCK, encoded by the coding sequence ATGAATTGTTTAGAATTATTAAAAGCTAAAAATTTAAAAGCTACACCACAAAGAATGAGTATTCTAAAAGCTCTTTCAAAGCATGAGCATCCAAATATTGATGAGCTTTATGAACAAATTAAGGAAGAATATCCTGCTATATCTCTTGCTACAGTTTATAAAAATTTAGGAACTATGATAGATGAAGGTTTAGTAATAGAGTTAGCATTGCCAAATTCAAAATCAAAATATGATATTTATGAATATGAGCATATACATTTAGTTTGTAATAAATGTAATAGTGTTTATGATTTAGATTATGATAAAGCATATATTAATGATTATCAAAAAAAATTACAAAATAATATTTCATTTAAAATTAGTAATATCAAAATGACTGTTTTTTTAGAAGAGTGTTCAAATTGCAAATAA
- a CDS encoding cytochrome-c peroxidase: MKKIMLSLSLLVGLNAASLIDEAKEAGLVAIPSDKAKLEELIKQYAPDYVEYPTTKERVELGKKLYFDPRISKSGIISCNTCHNLGLGGTDGVPASTGHKWSPNPHHLNSPTVYNSVFNSSQFWDGRSGHLQDQAKGPIQSSVEMAAIPSEVVSKITSIPEYVNDFKKAYGDKKIDFDLIATSIGIFERTLITPSRFDEFLNGNEKALSKEEKQGLKLFIDKGCTACHTGINLGGTLQAFEVANKYKYANIGDFKGDSDGLIKAPTLRNIELTAPYYHNGAIWELDEAVKLMGKIQLGIEINDEESQLIITFLKSLTGKMPDITYPSLPASTSKTIKPDLEY; this comes from the coding sequence ATGAAAAAAATTATGTTATCTTTAAGTTTATTAGTAGGTTTAAATGCTGCTAGTTTAATTGATGAAGCAAAAGAAGCAGGTTTGGTTGCTATACCTAGCGATAAAGCCAAATTAGAAGAATTAATTAAACAATATGCACCTGATTATGTAGAATATCCTACCACTAAAGAAAGAGTTGAACTTGGTAAAAAACTATATTTTGACCCAAGAATTTCAAAAAGTGGAATTATATCTTGTAATACCTGTCATAATTTAGGTTTAGGTGGAACTGATGGGGTTCCAGCAAGTACAGGACACAAATGGTCTCCTAATCCACATCATCTAAACTCTCCAACGGTTTATAATTCTGTATTTAATTCTTCACAATTTTGGGATGGTCGTTCAGGTCATTTACAAGACCAAGCAAAAGGGCCTATTCAATCATCAGTAGAAATGGCAGCTATACCAAGTGAAGTTGTGAGTAAAATTACTTCAATTCCAGAATATGTTAATGATTTTAAAAAAGCTTATGGAGATAAAAAAATTGATTTTGATTTAATTGCTACAAGTATTGGTATTTTTGAAAGAACCTTAATAACTCCATCAAGATTTGATGAATTTTTAAATGGTAATGAAAAAGCTTTAAGTAAAGAAGAAAAACAAGGATTAAAACTATTTATAGATAAAGGTTGCACTGCTTGTCATACAGGTATTAATCTTGGTGGGACACTACAAGCATTTGAAGTAGCTAATAAATATAAATATGCAAATATAGGTGATTTTAAAGGAGATAGCGATGGTTTAATTAAAGCTCCTACATTAAGAAACATTGAATTAACCGCACCTTATTATCATAATGGTGCTATTTGGGAATTAGATGAAGCTGTTAAATTAATGGGAAAAATCCAATTAGGAATAGAAATAAATGATGAAGAATCACAATTAATAATTACATTCTTAAAATCACTAACAGGTAAAATGCCTGATATTACATATCCTAGCTTACCTGCTTCAACTTCTAAAACAATCAAACCTGATTTAGAATATTAA
- a CDS encoding transporter substrate-binding domain-containing protein, translating to MKKLIILLAFVMQIFAQDLIKVGMSPGFAPFGYIKDEKIVGFDIDLVNEIAKVLDIKVEFVPMDFDALMGAVKLGKIDVIASGLSNTPARAKNVEFSDIYYTGSNCFLRLKSRTDIKDLNNLVVGVQLGSIQAAMLNEIPSAKPFLNSEISNLILALVNGKIDAVIVDKLVARGYLNTYKEIEIFKDIQEKGGTSFAFAKGNIKLRDKFNEGLRILKENGIYNKLLNKYNM from the coding sequence ATGAAAAAATTAATTATTTTACTAGCATTTGTAATGCAAATTTTCGCACAAGATTTAATTAAAGTTGGTATGTCGCCTGGTTTTGCTCCGTTTGGATATATAAAAGATGAAAAAATCGTTGGCTTTGATATAGATTTAGTAAATGAAATAGCTAAAGTGTTGGATATTAAAGTGGAATTTGTTCCTATGGATTTTGATGCTTTAATGGGTGCTGTTAAATTAGGCAAAATTGATGTGATAGCTTCAGGACTTAGCAATACTCCTGCAAGGGCAAAAAATGTTGAGTTTAGTGATATTTATTACACTGGTTCAAATTGTTTTTTAAGATTAAAATCAAGAACTGATATTAAAGATTTAAATAATTTAGTAGTAGGAGTGCAATTAGGTTCAATTCAAGCTGCAATGCTTAATGAAATTCCTTCGGCAAAACCATTTTTAAATTCTGAAATTTCAAATCTAATCCTAGCATTAGTAAATGGCAAAATAGATGCTGTTATAGTTGATAAATTAGTAGCTAGAGGATACTTAAATACCTATAAAGAAATTGAAATATTTAAAGATATACAAGAAAAAGGTGGCACTAGCTTTGCATTTGCTAAAGGTAATATTAAATTAAGAGATAAATTTAATGAAGGTTTGAGAATTCTAAAAGAAAATGGTATTTATAACAAATTATTAAATAAATATAATATGTAA
- a CDS encoding ABC transporter substrate-binding protein, which yields MKKFIILLAFVMQIFAQDLIKVGIDPAYAPFGYMKDGKAYGFDIDLVNEMAKILDIKVEFVPMDFDGLISSLKLKKIDMIASGLRNTPERAKSVEFSDFYYISSNYFLKQSSRTDIIEINGLTIGAQLGSIQADILARFKDVKIFLNADTSNLILALVGGKIDSVLVDKTVAKGYLRNYKNLVVFKKTEEKTDGLSFAFAKGNTKLRDEFNRALKIIKDSGIYDNLIKKYDME from the coding sequence ATGAAAAAATTTATTATTTTATTAGCATTTGTAATGCAAATTTTCGCACAAGATTTGATTAAAGTTGGAATTGACCCAGCATATGCACCATTTGGATATATGAAAGATGGTAAAGCATATGGATTTGATATAGATTTAGTAAATGAAATGGCTAAAATATTGGATATTAAAGTGGAATTTGTTCCTATGGATTTTGATGGTTTAATAAGTAGTTTAAAACTTAAAAAAATTGATATGATAGCTTCAGGGCTTAGAAATACACCAGAAAGAGCTAAAAGTGTTGAGTTCAGTGATTTTTACTACATAAGTAGTAATTATTTTTTAAAACAATCTTCAAGAACTGATATTATTGAAATTAATGGACTTACTATAGGAGCACAATTAGGCTCAATTCAAGCTGATATATTAGCTAGATTTAAAGATGTAAAAATATTTTTAAATGCTGATACTTCAAATTTAATCTTAGCATTAGTTGGTGGCAAAATTGATTCTGTTTTAGTAGATAAAACTGTAGCCAAAGGATATTTAAGAAATTATAAAAATTTAGTTGTATTTAAGAAAACTGAAGAAAAAACTGATGGTCTAAGTTTTGCTTTTGCTAAAGGAAATACAAAGTTAAGAGATGAATTTAATAGGGCACTTAAAATTATAAAAGATAGTGGAATTTATGATAATTTAATAAAAAAATATGATATGGAGTAA
- a CDS encoding ankyrin repeat domain-containing protein, with protein MQLSSAELARYDELCKMALDFARNNDYNTLLNMIKAGFNVDFKDHRGNTLLMLACYNGSYECAQMLISNGASVDMKNDKGQTPLAGVCFKGYLNIVKLLVENGANIDENNGLGMTPYTFALMFGRTEIAEYLASQKSSILKKLTLKLLKLFKKV; from the coding sequence ATGCAATTAAGTAGTGCCGAATTAGCAAGATACGATGAATTATGTAAAATGGCGTTGGATTTTGCAAGAAATAATGATTACAACACTCTCCTTAACATGATAAAGGCAGGATTTAATGTTGATTTTAAAGACCATCGTGGAAACACACTTTTAATGTTGGCTTGTTATAACGGCTCTTACGAATGCGCTCAAATGCTTATTAGCAATGGTGCAAGTGTTGATATGAAAAATGATAAAGGTCAAACTCCACTAGCTGGAGTTTGCTTTAAAGGTTATTTAAATATCGTAAAACTACTAGTAGAAAATGGAGCAAATATTGATGAAAACAATGGTTTAGGAATGACTCCTTATACATTTGCCTTAATGTTTGGAAGAACTGAAATTGCTGAATATTTAGCTTCGCAAAAATCTAGTATATTAAAAAAATTAACGTTAAAACTCTTAAAACTCTTCAAAAAAGTATAA
- a CDS encoding catalase: MKQLTTDFGNPIGSNQNSLSAGAMGPLLMQDYQLIEKLAHQNRERIPERAVHAKGSGAYGELRITQDISKYTKAKVFAKGEVTPLFLRFSTVAGEAGAADAERDVRGFAIKFYTKEGIWDLVGNNTPTFFLRDAYKFPDFIHTQKRDPRTHLRSNNAAWDFWTLTPEALHQVTILMSDRGIPASYRHMNGYGSHTYSFINDKNERFWVKFHFKTKQGIKCLTNEEAEKIIAKDRESHQRDLYENIEKGNFPVWSVKVQILAENEVEKLGFNPFDLTKVWPHSIVPLIEVGEMILNRNPQNYFNEVEQAAFSPSNIVPGISFSPDKMLQARIFSYPDAQRYRIGANYHQLPVNRARNEVSTYNVAGAMNFGIGDNLANGAYYEPNTLDGASENAKYLEPDLAIGNSAARYAPLDNDFYTQPRNLFNILPADEKERLYKNLAASFDGVKDEIIAKALAHFEKISPEYANGVRKALGK; this comes from the coding sequence ATGAAACAATTAACAACGGATTTTGGTAACCCAATAGGTTCAAATCAAAACTCACTTAGTGCAGGTGCAATGGGACCGCTTTTAATGCAAGATTATCAATTGATTGAAAAACTTGCTCATCAAAATAGAGAAAGAATTCCAGAGCGTGCAGTTCATGCAAAAGGAAGTGGAGCTTATGGAGAATTAAGAATAACACAAGATATTAGCAAATATACAAAAGCAAAAGTTTTTGCTAAGGGTGAAGTTACTCCACTTTTCTTACGCTTTTCAACAGTTGCAGGTGAAGCAGGTGCAGCTGATGCTGAAAGAGATGTTCGTGGTTTTGCAATTAAGTTTTATACAAAAGAAGGTATTTGGGATTTAGTAGGTAATAATACCCCTACATTTTTCTTAAGAGATGCTTATAAATTCCCTGATTTTATTCATACTCAAAAAAGAGACCCAAGAACTCATTTAAGAAGCAATAATGCTGCGTGGGATTTTTGGACTTTAACTCCTGAAGCACTACATCAAGTAACAATTCTTATGAGTGATAGAGGAATTCCTGCATCATATCGTCATATGAATGGATATGGTTCTCATACTTATTCGTTTATTAATGATAAAAATGAAAGATTTTGGGTTAAATTTCACTTTAAAACCAAACAAGGAATTAAGTGCTTAACAAATGAAGAAGCAGAAAAAATCATAGCAAAAGATAGAGAATCTCATCAAAGAGATTTATATGAGAATATTGAAAAAGGAAATTTCCCTGTTTGGAGTGTAAAAGTTCAAATCCTTGCAGAAAACGAAGTTGAAAAACTTGGATTTAATCCATTTGATTTAACAAAAGTATGGCCTCATAGCATTGTTCCATTAATTGAAGTTGGAGAAATGATATTAAATCGCAATCCACAAAATTACTTTAATGAAGTAGAGCAAGCTGCATTTAGCCCAAGTAATATTGTTCCAGGTATAAGCTTTAGCCCTGATAAAATGCTTCAAGCTAGAATTTTTAGCTATCCTGACGCACAAAGATACAGAATTGGTGCAAACTATCATCAATTACCTGTAAATAGAGCTAGAAATGAAGTTAGCACATATAATGTTGCAGGTGCTATGAATTTTGGTATAGGTGATAATTTAGCTAATGGTGCTTATTATGAGCCAAATACTTTAGATGGTGCAAGTGAAAATGCTAAATATCTTGAGCCTGATTTGGCAATAGGTAATAGTGCAGCTAGATATGCTCCGCTTGATAATGATTTTTATACACAACCAAGAAATCTATTTAATATCTTACCTGCTGATGAAAAAGAAAGACTATATAAAAATCTAGCAGCAAGTTTTGATGGTGTAAAAGATGAAATCATTGCAAAAGCTCTAGCACATTTTGAAAAAATTAGCCCTGAATATGCAAATGGCGTAAGAAAAGCTTTAGGAAAATAA
- a CDS encoding YigZ family protein, which yields MKILTNNVTAIHEIKGSKFLTYFEPFSIDQNVRIRQEELREIHFKCVHVVYASRVLNEFGQIVENQSDDGEPKGSSGTPALNVLRGADIINCVCYIVRYFGGTLLGVGGLVRAYSLSVNLGINEAIKNNYLSIYIKKDDYLVEIDYAMVNKFSYILDNLNISYDKEFLHNVFFTLHLSEDELKLLEFKIKDLRIELVKI from the coding sequence ATGAAAATATTAACAAACAATGTAACAGCAATTCACGAAATAAAAGGTTCTAAATTTTTAACTTATTTTGAACCGTTTAGTATAGATCAGAATGTAAGAATTAGGCAAGAGGAATTAAGAGAAATTCATTTTAAATGTGTTCATGTTGTATATGCTTCTAGGGTATTGAATGAATTTGGACAAATTGTTGAAAATCAAAGTGATGATGGTGAACCTAAAGGAAGTAGTGGCACACCAGCACTTAATGTTTTAAGAGGTGCTGATATTATTAATTGTGTTTGTTATATTGTTAGATATTTTGGTGGAACTTTACTTGGAGTAGGTGGACTTGTTAGAGCTTATTCTTTAAGTGTAAATTTGGGAATAAATGAAGCTATAAAAAATAATTATTTATCTATATATATAAAAAAAGATGATTATTTAGTAGAAATTGATTATGCAATGGTCAATAAATTTAGTTATATACTTGATAATCTTAATATATCTTATGATAAAGAGTTTTTGCATAATGTGTTTTTTACATTACATTTGAGCGAAGATGAATTAAAATTATTAGAATTTAAAATTAAAGATTTAAGAATTGAATTAGTAAAAATATAG